The proteins below come from a single Chthoniobacterales bacterium genomic window:
- a CDS encoding PDZ domain-containing protein, with protein sequence MRPPPFRAMKLIILTLALASACVCNAQPYFVSPSGDDANPGTLEKPFATLQRAQQAVRGKGGEVMLRGGTYYLPAPLVFTAQDSGTKDKPVLFQNYKDEQPVIGGGVRLDGLKWQPSTNGVFQTQVPEDLQTEEIFINGERQILARYPNFDPNAKYFDGFAPDAISKERAARWSDPAGGYYHAMHPAFWGDFTWRITGKDADGNPQLEGGWQNNRGAAAHEQVRFVENIFEELDAPGEWFLNSKTHTLYFYPPAGLDLTKAIVEATRLRTLVEFHGDEAHPVKWIALRGLVFRQAARTVMDTREPLLRSDWAIYRGGAIFFNGAEDCALLDSFIDQVGGNAVFVNNYNRRVSILGTQIAKAGASGICFVGDPQAARSPLFNYYQVQDLDKIDRTPGPKGNNYPADCLVEDCLIHLTGRVEKQTAGVEIDLAQSITVRHCSIYDMPRSGINIGDGCWGGHVIEFCDIFDTVKETGDHGSFNSWGRDRFWRPNIDEVNAWVKQAPKLPLLDVVKPIVLANNRWRCDHGWDIDLDDGSSNYVIKNNLCLRGGIKNREGFKRVVENNILVDGGYDPHVWYAECGDIFRRNIVWTDYRPANMPPPPWGEEMDFNLVHVPGATKNQPATRLQEQSGRDPHSIVADARFVDPVRGDYRVKVGSPALALGFVNFPMDQFGVRKPALKAIARTPQLPQAKITEGSAPITRAADPVTWLGTRVRNITSEGEMSAFGLPGVTGVLVLEIPAGSALAQAGLRKNDVILSVNDAKTADTAALRQQTPSSPAGSSLRLGVSRDQKEMVIKVVQ encoded by the coding sequence GGGCGACGACGCGAATCCCGGCACGCTGGAAAAGCCGTTCGCCACGCTGCAACGCGCGCAACAGGCGGTGCGCGGAAAAGGTGGCGAAGTCATGCTGCGCGGCGGCACTTACTATCTGCCCGCGCCGCTGGTGTTCACTGCGCAAGATTCCGGCACGAAGGACAAGCCGGTGCTTTTTCAAAATTACAAGGACGAGCAGCCGGTCATCGGCGGCGGCGTCCGGCTCGACGGGCTGAAGTGGCAGCCGTCCACCAATGGAGTTTTTCAGACGCAAGTCCCGGAGGACTTGCAGACGGAGGAGATTTTCATCAACGGCGAGCGGCAGATTCTGGCGCGTTATCCGAACTTCGATCCCAATGCGAAATACTTCGACGGATTCGCGCCTGACGCCATTTCCAAGGAACGCGCGGCCCGTTGGTCGGATCCGGCGGGCGGCTATTATCACGCCATGCACCCGGCGTTCTGGGGGGACTTCACCTGGCGCATCACCGGCAAGGACGCCGACGGCAACCCTCAGCTCGAAGGCGGCTGGCAGAACAACCGCGGTGCGGCGGCGCACGAGCAAGTCCGCTTCGTGGAAAACATCTTCGAGGAACTGGACGCTCCGGGAGAGTGGTTTCTGAATTCCAAAACGCACACGCTGTATTTTTATCCGCCCGCCGGGCTCGATCTGACGAAAGCCATCGTGGAAGCCACCCGCCTGCGGACGCTGGTGGAGTTTCACGGCGACGAGGCGCATCCGGTGAAATGGATCGCACTGCGCGGACTGGTTTTCCGTCAGGCGGCGCGCACGGTCATGGACACGCGCGAGCCGCTGCTGCGTTCGGACTGGGCGATCTATCGTGGCGGGGCGATTTTCTTCAATGGCGCGGAGGATTGCGCGCTGCTGGACAGCTTCATCGATCAGGTCGGCGGCAACGCGGTGTTCGTCAATAATTACAACCGCCGCGTGAGCATTCTCGGCACGCAAATCGCCAAGGCGGGCGCGAGTGGAATTTGTTTCGTCGGCGACCCGCAGGCGGCGCGCAGTCCGCTCTTCAACTATTATCAAGTTCAGGACCTCGACAAAATTGACCGCACGCCCGGACCGAAGGGCAACAACTACCCGGCGGACTGCCTGGTGGAGGATTGCCTGATCCATCTGACCGGGCGCGTCGAGAAGCAGACCGCCGGCGTGGAGATTGATCTCGCTCAGAGCATCACCGTCCGCCACTGCTCGATCTACGACATGCCGCGCTCCGGCATCAACATCGGCGACGGCTGCTGGGGCGGGCACGTCATTGAGTTTTGCGACATCTTCGACACCGTGAAAGAAACCGGCGACCACGGCTCCTTCAACTCGTGGGGCCGCGACCGTTTCTGGCGTCCTAACATTGATGAGGTCAACGCATGGGTGAAGCAAGCGCCCAAGTTGCCTCTGCTCGACGTGGTGAAGCCCATCGTGCTCGCGAACAACCGCTGGCGCTGCGACCACGGCTGGGACATTGACCTCGACGACGGCTCGTCGAATTACGTCATCAAAAACAACCTCTGCCTGCGCGGCGGCATTAAAAACCGCGAGGGATTCAAGCGCGTCGTCGAAAACAACATCCTCGTGGATGGCGGCTACGATCCACACGTCTGGTATGCGGAGTGTGGCGACATCTTCCGCCGAAACATCGTCTGGACCGATTATCGCCCCGCCAACATGCCGCCACCACCCTGGGGCGAGGAAATGGATTTTAATCTCGTGCATGTTCCCGGAGCAACGAAGAACCAGCCCGCGACCCGGCTACAGGAGCAAAGCGGACGCGATCCACATTCCATCGTGGCCGACGCCCGCTTTGTCGATCCCGTGCGTGGTGACTATCGGGTGAAGGTCGGCTCCCCTGCCCTGGCGCTCGGCTTTGTGAATTTTCCGATGGATCAATTCGGCGTGCGAAAACCGGCGCTCAAAGCCATCGCGCGCACCCCGCAGTTGCCTCAGGCGAAGATCACCGAAGGGTCCGCGCCCATCACCCGCGCCGCCGATCCCGTGACCTGGCTCGGCACTCGCGTGCGCAACATTACCAGCGAAGGCGAGATGTCCGCGTTTGGTCTGCCCGGCGTGACGGGAGTTTTGGTTCTCGAAATCCCAGCAGGTTCAGCGCTCGCCCAAGCGGGGCTGCGGAAGAATGATGTCATTCTTTCCGTCAATGACGCGAAGACGGCGGACACGGCTGCGCTGCGTCAGCAAACACCATCGTCGCCCGCCGGAAGTTCGCTGCGCCTCGGCGTCTCCCGCGATCAGAAGGAAA